A single genomic interval of Mycolicibacterium sp. MU0053 harbors:
- a CDS encoding Pls/PosA family non-ribosomal peptide synthetase, which yields MTAEPNHEIPAQYLLAEHAPAPRTLIDILYDTAARYPDAAAIDDGTVQLTYSELIADIEDSVTWLAARGIGRGDRIGIRMPSGSYALYVSILATLATGAAYVPVDADDPDERAELVFGEAQVVAIITGEGLVRGPGSSRGWRAGAPLGRDDAWIIFTSGSTGTPKGVAVTHRNAAAFVDAEAQMFLQDNPIGPDDRVLAGLSVAFDASCEEMWLAWRHGACLVPAPRSLVRSGMDLGPWLVSRDISVVSTVPTLAALWPAEALEQVRLLIFGGEACPPELVERLAVEGREVWNTYGPTEATVVACLAELDGTGPVSIGLPLPGWDLAVVDSQGRQVGYGETGELVIGGVGLARYLDPEKDAEKYAPMPLLEPAGRWQRAYRSGDLVRLEPDGLYFQGRADDQVKVGGRRIELGEVDTALVNLPGVAGAAAAVRKTATGTPLLVGYLASADPDFDVNVARAALAASLPAALIPRLVLVDELPTRTSGKVDRDALPWPPPGADPTEETTLEGTMGWLATLWRDVLGAQIDGPEADFFALGGGSLSAAQLVVALRERYPQLTVAQLYDHPRLGSLAGYLDELDPTAKVEPRRVEPTPVGAQALQVLLSLPLATLAAAQWVTWLAVANNVAAALLPATLAPAWLAPTSWWWVIAAVLVFVTPLGRMGVAVLCARMLLSNLQPGSYRRGGGEHLRVWLAERLSEASGAENLAGAPWLVYYARALGNRVGKGVDLHSAPPVTGMLTLGHRSSIEPEVDLSGHWIDGDIFHVGSISIGNDATVGARTTLLPGAVVGKNADVAAGSGVVGRVKNKQYWKGSPAVKSGKARHPWPDHRPPRAPAWVLTYGLTSLLLGALPLAALGAGLAVIAYATRGTASLSQAVVPALIWLPVATLVALAVYAVLTAVLVRLLAIGLREGYHPVRSRIGWQLWATERLMDGARNYLFPVYASLLTPWWLRLLGAKVGKGTEISTALLTPKFTVIEDGAFLADDTMVASYELGGGWIHVATATVGKRAFLGNSGITQPGRRVPEDGLVAVLSATPRKAKRGSSWLGSPPVRLRRQAAAADAQRTFAPSVALKIMRGIVETCRLIPVMVTFAIGVAVLGALQALVLHLGWGWAALAAGLVLLAAGAVAGTVSVIAKWVVVGRIRAVEHPLWSSFVWRNEVSDTFVETVAAPWFARSASGTPVMNIWLRGLGADIGRGVWCETYWLPEADLVTLERGSTVNRGCVVQTHLFHDRIMRMDTVVLEDGATLGPHCVALPAARVGAGATVGPASLVMRGDEVPASTRWQGNPIAPWPVPRKKGRRS from the coding sequence GTGACAGCGGAACCGAACCACGAGATTCCCGCTCAATACCTACTAGCCGAGCACGCACCCGCTCCCCGCACGCTGATCGACATTCTCTATGACACCGCGGCGCGCTACCCCGACGCCGCAGCCATCGACGACGGCACGGTTCAGCTCACCTACAGCGAGCTGATCGCCGACATCGAGGACAGCGTGACCTGGCTCGCGGCCCGCGGCATCGGCCGCGGGGACCGCATCGGGATCCGGATGCCGTCCGGCAGCTACGCGCTCTACGTATCGATCCTGGCGACGCTGGCCACCGGCGCGGCCTATGTGCCGGTGGACGCCGACGATCCCGACGAGCGCGCCGAGCTCGTCTTCGGCGAGGCGCAGGTGGTTGCCATCATCACCGGCGAGGGCCTGGTGCGCGGGCCCGGATCCTCGCGGGGCTGGCGAGCCGGCGCACCACTGGGCCGCGACGACGCGTGGATCATCTTCACCTCGGGCTCGACCGGAACCCCCAAGGGCGTGGCCGTCACGCATCGCAACGCCGCCGCGTTCGTCGACGCCGAAGCGCAGATGTTCTTGCAGGACAATCCGATTGGACCCGATGACCGGGTGCTGGCCGGGTTGTCGGTGGCCTTCGACGCGTCCTGTGAAGAAATGTGGCTGGCCTGGCGGCACGGCGCGTGCCTGGTCCCCGCGCCGAGATCGCTGGTGCGCAGCGGGATGGACCTGGGTCCGTGGTTGGTGTCCCGGGACATCTCGGTGGTCTCCACCGTGCCCACGCTGGCGGCGCTGTGGCCGGCCGAGGCGCTCGAACAGGTGCGGCTGCTGATCTTCGGCGGCGAGGCCTGCCCGCCCGAACTCGTCGAACGCCTGGCGGTCGAGGGTCGCGAGGTGTGGAACACCTACGGCCCCACCGAGGCCACCGTGGTGGCGTGCCTGGCCGAACTCGACGGCACCGGCCCGGTCAGCATCGGGTTGCCGCTGCCCGGCTGGGATCTGGCCGTCGTGGACAGCCAGGGGCGTCAGGTCGGCTACGGCGAAACCGGCGAACTGGTGATCGGCGGCGTCGGACTGGCCCGATACCTCGACCCCGAGAAGGACGCCGAGAAATACGCGCCGATGCCGCTGCTGGAGCCGGCCGGGCGCTGGCAGCGTGCCTACCGCAGCGGTGACCTGGTTCGGCTGGAACCGGACGGACTGTATTTCCAGGGCCGGGCTGACGACCAGGTCAAGGTGGGTGGCCGGCGGATCGAGCTGGGCGAGGTCGACACCGCGCTGGTCAACCTGCCCGGGGTAGCCGGCGCGGCCGCGGCGGTGCGCAAGACGGCCACCGGAACCCCGCTGCTGGTGGGCTATCTGGCCAGCGCGGACCCCGACTTCGACGTGAACGTGGCCCGTGCCGCCCTGGCCGCGTCGCTGCCCGCGGCGCTGATCCCGCGGCTGGTGCTGGTCGACGAGCTGCCCACCCGTACCTCCGGGAAGGTCGACCGCGATGCGCTGCCGTGGCCACCGCCGGGCGCGGACCCGACCGAGGAGACCACGCTCGAGGGCACCATGGGCTGGCTGGCCACCCTGTGGCGGGACGTGCTCGGCGCGCAGATCGACGGCCCCGAGGCGGACTTCTTCGCGCTCGGCGGCGGATCCCTGTCCGCGGCCCAGCTCGTGGTCGCGCTGCGCGAGCGCTACCCGCAGCTGACCGTCGCGCAGCTCTACGACCACCCGCGGCTGGGATCGCTGGCCGGCTACCTCGACGAGCTGGACCCGACCGCCAAGGTCGAACCGCGCCGCGTGGAGCCGACGCCGGTGGGGGCGCAGGCGCTGCAGGTGCTGCTCTCGCTGCCGCTGGCCACCCTGGCCGCAGCGCAATGGGTGACCTGGCTGGCCGTGGCCAACAACGTCGCGGCAGCGCTGCTGCCGGCGACGCTGGCACCGGCCTGGCTGGCGCCGACCAGTTGGTGGTGGGTGATCGCGGCAGTCCTGGTGTTCGTCACGCCGCTGGGCCGGATGGGCGTCGCGGTGCTGTGCGCGCGAATGCTGCTGTCGAATCTGCAGCCGGGCAGCTATCGCCGCGGCGGTGGCGAGCATCTGCGGGTCTGGCTGGCCGAACGGTTGTCGGAGGCCAGCGGCGCGGAGAATCTGGCCGGCGCACCGTGGCTGGTGTACTACGCCCGCGCGCTGGGTAACAGGGTCGGCAAGGGCGTCGACCTGCACTCGGCACCCCCGGTGACGGGGATGCTGACGCTGGGCCATCGCAGTTCCATCGAGCCGGAGGTCGATCTGTCCGGGCACTGGATCGACGGCGACATCTTCCACGTCGGTTCCATCTCGATCGGCAACGATGCCACCGTGGGCGCCCGCACCACGCTGCTGCCGGGAGCGGTGGTGGGCAAGAACGCCGATGTCGCGGCCGGGTCCGGGGTGGTCGGCAGGGTCAAGAACAAGCAGTACTGGAAGGGTTCGCCGGCGGTGAAATCCGGTAAGGCCCGCCACCCGTGGCCCGACCACCGGCCGCCGCGCGCGCCGGCCTGGGTGCTGACCTATGGGCTGACGTCACTGCTGTTGGGCGCGCTGCCGCTGGCCGCCCTGGGTGCCGGGCTCGCCGTGATCGCCTACGCGACGCGCGGGACCGCCTCGCTGTCGCAGGCCGTGGTGCCGGCGTTGATCTGGTTGCCGGTCGCCACCCTGGTGGCGCTGGCGGTGTACGCGGTGCTGACCGCGGTGCTGGTGCGACTGCTGGCGATCGGCCTGCGGGAGGGCTATCACCCGGTGCGCAGCCGGATCGGGTGGCAGCTGTGGGCCACCGAACGGTTGATGGACGGCGCCCGCAACTACCTGTTCCCGGTCTATGCCAGCCTGTTGACGCCGTGGTGGCTGCGGTTGCTCGGGGCGAAGGTCGGCAAGGGCACCGAGATTTCCACGGCCCTGCTCACGCCGAAGTTCACGGTCATCGAGGACGGCGCCTTCCTGGCCGACGACACCATGGTCGCCAGCTACGAACTGGGCGGCGGCTGGATCCACGTGGCCACGGCGACCGTCGGAAAGCGGGCGTTCCTCGGCAACTCCGGCATCACGCAGCCCGGCCGTCGGGTGCCCGAGGACGGTCTGGTTGCGGTCCTGTCGGCGACCCCACGCAAGGCCAAGCGCGGCTCGTCCTGGTTGGGCAGCCCGCCGGTTCGCCTGCGCCGCCAGGCCGCTGCGGCCGACGCGCAGCGCACCTTCGCGCCGTCGGTGGCGCTGAAGATCATGCGCGGCATCGTCGAGACCTGCCGGCTGATCCCGGTGATGGTGACGTTCGCGATCGGGGTGGCGGTGCTCGGCGCCCTGCAGGCGCTGGTGCTGCACCTGGGCTGGGGGTGGGCGGCCCTGGCCGCTGGCCTGGTGCTGCTGGCCGCCGGCGCGGTGGCCGGCACCGTTTCGGTGATCGCGAAATGGGTTGTGGTGGGCCGCATCCGGGCCGTCGAGCATCCGCTGTGGTCGTCGTTCGTGTGGCGCAACGAGGTGTCCGACACGTTCGTCGAGACCGTGGCCGCACCCTGGTTCGCGCGCTCGGCCAGCGGCACACCGGTGATGAACATCTGGCTGCGGGGCCTGGGCGCCGACATCGGCCGCGGGGTCTGGTGCGAAACCTATTGGCTGCCCGAGGCCGACCTGGTGACCTTGGAACGCGGCAGCACCGTCAACCGCGGTTGCGTGGTGCAGACCCACCTGTTCCACGACCGCATCATGCGGATGGACACCGTGGTCCTGGAGGACGGCGCCACCCTGGGCCCACACTGTGTGGCGCTGCCCGCCGCCCGGGTGGGCGCCGGCGCCACCGTGGGCCCGGCGTCGCTGGTGATGCGCGGAGACGAGGTTCCGGCGTCGACCCGGTGGCAGGGCAATCCCATTGCGCCGTGGCCGGTTCCACGCAAGAAGGGTCGGCGCTCATGA
- a CDS encoding PDR/VanB family oxidoreductase, translating into MKLRQRLRQTPPSVSGTFRHDPLIRLADLAISGLWTVSGAVVRKPVSAIPEQVLPLSVAERRVAAHNQDVVELRLVPADRPTLPRWHPGAHIDVHLPSGTVRQYSLCGDPAARDHYRIAVRRIPDGGGGSVEIHDRLPVGATVTTLGPRNAFPFAVPGYGSPTRRVRFIAGGIGITPILPMLAVAERLGVDWSMSYVGRSRDSLPFLDEVAGFGPRVQIRTDDVHGVPSAHALLGDCPDGTAVYACGPAPLLATVRAALAGRDQVELHYERFGAAPVLDGVAFEARLAASGTTVPVAADETLLHALTKAGAAAPYSCQQGFCGTCRTRVLAGDVDHRDTLLTAPERADQMLVCVSRSVAGTPLTLDL; encoded by the coding sequence ATGAAGCTCCGCCAGCGGCTGCGCCAGACCCCACCCAGCGTGTCCGGCACGTTCCGGCACGACCCCCTGATCCGGTTGGCGGACCTGGCCATCAGCGGCCTGTGGACGGTGTCCGGAGCTGTTGTCCGCAAACCGGTTTCGGCGATTCCCGAACAAGTCTTGCCGCTGTCGGTGGCCGAGCGCAGGGTCGCCGCCCACAACCAGGACGTTGTCGAGTTGCGGCTGGTGCCGGCGGATCGCCCGACGTTGCCGCGCTGGCACCCCGGCGCGCATATCGACGTGCACCTGCCCAGCGGCACCGTCCGCCAATACTCGCTGTGCGGCGACCCGGCCGCCCGCGACCACTACCGCATCGCGGTCCGCCGCATTCCCGACGGCGGGGGCGGGTCGGTCGAGATCCACGACCGGCTGCCGGTGGGCGCCACCGTCACCACGCTGGGCCCCCGCAACGCGTTCCCGTTCGCGGTCCCCGGCTACGGATCACCGACCCGGCGCGTGCGGTTCATCGCCGGCGGCATCGGCATCACGCCGATCCTGCCGATGCTCGCCGTCGCCGAGCGCCTGGGCGTCGACTGGTCGATGAGCTACGTCGGCCGCAGCCGCGACAGCCTGCCGTTTCTCGATGAGGTCGCCGGGTTCGGGCCCCGGGTCCAGATCCGCACCGACGACGTCCACGGCGTGCCGTCGGCGCATGCCCTGCTCGGCGACTGCCCGGACGGCACCGCGGTGTACGCCTGCGGTCCGGCCCCGCTGCTGGCGACCGTGCGCGCCGCGCTGGCCGGCCGCGACCAGGTGGAACTGCACTACGAACGGTTCGGGGCGGCACCGGTGCTCGACGGGGTGGCGTTCGAGGCGAGGCTGGCCGCCAGCGGCACGACAGTGCCGGTGGCGGCCGACGAGACCCTGCTGCACGCACTCACCAAAGCCGGTGCCGCAGCACCGTATTCATGTCAGCAGGGCTTCTGCGGGACGTGCCGCACCCGGGTCCTCGCCGGGGACGTCGACCATCGCGACACGCTACTCACCGCGCCGGAGCGGGCCGATCAGATGCTGGTCTGCGTGTCGCGGTCGGTGGCCGGCACCCCCCTGACGCTGGACCTGTAG
- a CDS encoding DNA polymerase III subunit delta': MSGVFARLVGQHTVEAELVAAARAARGDAIHSAASGPSMTHAWLFTGPPGSGRSVAALCFAAALQCTGEGVPGCGECRDCTTAMAGTHADVRRVIPEGLSIGVSEMRAIVQIASRRPSTARWQIVVIEDADRLTEGAANALLKVVEEPPPSTVFLLCAPSVDPEDIAITLRSRCRHVALVTPGVDAIAQVLMDSDGLGADDARWAASVSGGHVGRARRLATDPEARERRKRALGLARDAATPSRAYAAAEELVAAAEAEAKALTEDRNEVETDELRTALGAGGTGKGTAGTMRGAAGAIKELEKRQKSRHTRASRDALDRALIDLASYFRDALLVSTGSGGVTPNHPDMAERIAAMAAHASPDRLLRCIEAVLQCREALAVNVKPKFAVDAMVASVGQALRSDL; encoded by the coding sequence ATGTCCGGGGTTTTTGCACGCTTGGTGGGCCAACACACGGTCGAAGCCGAACTCGTCGCGGCCGCGCGGGCCGCGCGGGGTGACGCGATTCACAGCGCTGCGAGCGGTCCGTCGATGACACACGCGTGGTTGTTCACCGGTCCGCCCGGGTCGGGGCGCTCGGTGGCGGCGCTGTGCTTCGCCGCCGCGCTGCAGTGCACCGGCGAGGGGGTGCCGGGCTGCGGCGAGTGCCGGGACTGTACGACGGCGATGGCCGGCACGCACGCCGATGTCCGGCGGGTGATCCCGGAGGGGCTGTCGATCGGGGTGAGCGAGATGCGGGCGATCGTGCAGATCGCCTCGCGGCGACCGAGCACCGCGCGCTGGCAGATCGTGGTGATCGAGGACGCGGACCGACTCACCGAAGGCGCGGCCAACGCGCTGCTGAAGGTGGTCGAAGAACCGCCGCCGTCGACGGTGTTCCTGCTGTGCGCGCCCTCGGTGGATCCCGAGGACATCGCGATCACGCTGCGCTCACGGTGCCGCCACGTCGCGCTGGTGACCCCGGGGGTCGACGCGATCGCCCAGGTCCTGATGGACTCCGACGGGCTGGGCGCCGACGACGCCCGCTGGGCCGCCTCGGTCAGCGGCGGTCACGTGGGGCGCGCGCGCCGGTTGGCCACCGATCCGGAGGCCCGGGAGCGCCGCAAGCGCGCGCTCGGCCTGGCGCGCGACGCCGCGACCCCGTCGCGGGCCTACGCCGCGGCCGAGGAACTGGTCGCCGCCGCCGAGGCCGAGGCCAAGGCGCTGACCGAAGACCGCAACGAAGTCGAAACCGACGAACTGCGCACCGCGTTGGGCGCCGGTGGCACGGGCAAGGGCACCGCGGGCACCATGCGCGGCGCCGCCGGTGCCATCAAGGAACTGGAAAAGCGGCAGAAGTCCCGTCACACCCGGGCCTCGCGCGATGCGCTGGATCGCGCCCTGATCGACCTGGCGAGCTATTTTCGCGATGCGCTGCTGGTGTCGACCGGCAGCGGCGGGGTCACGCCGAATCATCCGGACATGGCCGAGCGGATCGCGGCGATGGCCGCCCACGCGTCCCCGGACCGGTTGTTGCGTTGCATCGAGGCGGTGCTGCAATGCCGCGAGGCCCTGGCGGTCAACGTGAAGCCGAAATTCGCGGTCGATGCCATGGTGGCCTCGGTGGGTCAGGCACTGCGTAGCGACCTGTAG
- a CDS encoding carboxymuconolactone decarboxylase family protein, whose amino-acid sequence MTNLRDEGLNVFREMLPGVLPENLPNEKVSFGTGFASELMEIGIEGIFGRLWSREGLSRRDRSLLTLGILIALGAEQELESHFQIALQNGLTEDELAEVVYHSSGYAGFPAANTAKHAALKAFSREHQI is encoded by the coding sequence ATGACTAACTTGCGCGACGAGGGCCTGAACGTGTTCCGCGAAATGCTGCCCGGCGTCCTGCCGGAGAACCTGCCTAATGAGAAGGTCAGCTTCGGCACCGGCTTCGCCTCCGAGTTGATGGAAATCGGCATCGAGGGCATCTTCGGTCGACTGTGGAGCCGCGAGGGACTGTCCCGACGGGACCGCAGCCTGCTCACCCTGGGCATCCTGATCGCGCTGGGCGCCGAGCAGGAGCTGGAGTCACACTTCCAGATCGCCCTGCAGAACGGCCTGACCGAGGACGAACTGGCCGAGGTCGTCTACCACAGCTCCGGCTACGCCGGCTTCCCGGCGGCCAACACCGCCAAGCACGCGGCGCTGAAGGCCTTCAGCCGAGAACATCAGATCTGA
- a CDS encoding TerC family protein — protein sequence MNVTQLEWIVTLGVTIAILLFDVVYIARKPHEPTMRECGIALTVYVGLAIAFGLWTWNFHGEQYGLEFFAGWLTEYSLSIDNLFIFIIIMASFKVPRKFQQQALMVGIILALIFRGIFIALGAVAIERFSWIFYAFGAFLVYTAVKLVRDTSHDDDGENRIVKFARSHLNFTDKWDGLKLWMKDGTGKRLMTPMFLVIVALGTTDLMFALDSIPAIYGLTREPYIVFTANVFALMGLRQLYFLLGDMLNRLVYLSQGLAFILLFIGVKLILHALHENELPFINGGENLPVPEIPTLWSLGVIILTLFITMIASLIRARVVARER from the coding sequence TTGAACGTCACCCAGCTCGAATGGATCGTCACCCTCGGGGTGACGATCGCCATCCTGCTCTTCGACGTCGTCTACATCGCCCGCAAACCCCACGAGCCGACGATGCGGGAATGCGGCATCGCCCTGACGGTCTACGTCGGCCTGGCGATCGCCTTCGGCCTGTGGACCTGGAACTTCCACGGCGAGCAGTACGGGCTCGAATTCTTCGCCGGCTGGCTCACCGAGTACAGCCTGTCGATCGACAACCTGTTCATCTTCATCATCATCATGGCCAGCTTCAAGGTGCCGAGGAAGTTTCAGCAGCAGGCACTGATGGTCGGCATCATCTTGGCGTTGATCTTCCGCGGCATCTTCATCGCGCTCGGTGCCGTCGCGATCGAGCGGTTCTCCTGGATTTTCTACGCCTTCGGGGCGTTCCTGGTCTACACCGCGGTCAAGCTGGTGCGCGACACCAGCCACGACGACGACGGTGAGAACCGGATCGTCAAGTTCGCCCGCTCGCATCTGAACTTCACCGACAAGTGGGACGGGCTGAAGCTCTGGATGAAGGACGGCACCGGCAAGCGGCTGATGACGCCGATGTTCCTGGTGATCGTCGCGCTGGGCACCACCGACCTGATGTTCGCGCTGGATTCGATTCCGGCGATCTACGGCCTGACCCGCGAGCCCTACATCGTGTTCACCGCCAACGTCTTTGCGCTGATGGGCCTTCGGCAGCTGTACTTCCTGCTCGGTGACATGCTCAACCGGCTGGTGTACCTGTCGCAGGGGTTGGCGTTCATCCTGTTGTTCATCGGCGTGAAGCTGATCCTGCACGCCCTGCACGAGAACGAGTTGCCGTTCATCAACGGTGGCGAGAACCTGCCGGTCCCGGAGATCCCGACGCTGTGGAGCCTCGGGGTGATCATCCTGACGCTGTTCATCACGATGATCGCCAGCCTGATCCGGGCCAGGGTGGTGGCGCGGGAGCGCTGA
- the galE gene encoding UDP-glucose 4-epimerase GalE produces the protein MTWLVTGGAGYIGSHVVRALREADVAVVVIDDLSTGLAQFLPGDVPLVPANLLDADTVRLILEFHRVTGVIHIAGYKYAGESVRRPLHTYRQNVSAMVTLLEEVTAAGIDKFVFSSSAATYGTPDTDLVDETTPTAPESPYGESKLIGEWLLRDVGAATGLRHTSLRYFNVVGSGSSELFDVSPFNLFPKVFEMLHRGQTPRINGADYPTADGTCVRDYVHVADLALAHVAAARRLDEGLPVEPVYNLGSGAGTSVREIMTAIRSVTGVDFEPEVADRRPGDPARIVAAGELAARDLDWQMRHTITDMVASAWQARRQAGDAYPG, from the coding sequence ATGACCTGGCTTGTGACTGGCGGCGCCGGCTACATCGGCTCCCATGTGGTGCGCGCATTACGGGAGGCCGACGTAGCCGTGGTCGTGATCGACGATCTGTCCACCGGCCTGGCCCAGTTCCTGCCCGGCGACGTCCCGCTGGTGCCGGCGAATCTGCTCGACGCCGACACCGTGCGCTTGATACTCGAATTCCATCGGGTGACCGGGGTCATCCACATCGCCGGATACAAGTACGCCGGCGAATCCGTGCGCCGGCCGCTGCACACCTACCGCCAGAACGTGTCGGCGATGGTCACCCTGCTGGAGGAAGTGACAGCCGCCGGGATCGACAAGTTCGTTTTCTCGTCCAGCGCCGCCACCTACGGCACCCCGGACACCGACCTCGTCGACGAGACCACCCCCACCGCGCCGGAGTCGCCGTACGGCGAAAGCAAACTGATCGGCGAATGGCTGCTGCGCGACGTCGGTGCCGCCACCGGGCTGCGCCACACCAGCCTGCGATACTTCAACGTGGTCGGGTCCGGCTCCAGCGAACTGTTCGACGTCAGCCCATTCAACCTGTTCCCCAAGGTGTTCGAGATGTTGCACCGCGGCCAGACGCCGCGCATCAACGGCGCGGACTATCCGACCGCGGACGGCACCTGCGTGCGCGACTACGTCCACGTCGCCGATCTGGCGCTGGCCCACGTCGCGGCCGCCCGCCGACTGGACGAGGGTCTGCCGGTCGAGCCGGTCTACAACCTCGGCAGCGGGGCCGGGACGTCGGTCCGCGAGATCATGACCGCCATCCGCTCGGTCACCGGCGTCGACTTCGAACCGGAGGTCGCCGACCGGCGGCCCGGGGACCCCGCGCGGATTGTCGCCGCCGGGGAGTTGGCCGCCCGCGACCTGGACTGGCAGATGCGCCACACCATCACCGACATGGTGGCCTCCGCGTGGCAGGCTCGCCGGCAGGCCGGAGACGCGTATCCGGGCTAA
- a CDS encoding M1 family metallopeptidase, with the protein MTKAKNSNGKRRAPATPPVIDPYLPGSGNFGYRVSRYELDLEYKVAANRLAGSATITAATLAALRTFSLDLSDALTVSKVTVNGRRPRGFSRSKGKLDITLGDVLPAGAALHIAVRYGGNPRPIRTPWGEVGFEELTNGVLVAGQPNGATSWFPCDDHPSSKASYRIQVSTDSPYRAIANGELLSRRVRAGMTTWTYELPEPTSTYLATLQIGDYSVHHLPKSDVPMQAALPERLKSNFDHDFAKQPQMMKLFEKLFGPYPLAGGYTVVVTDDELEIPLEAQGISIFGANHCDGTGSSERLIAHELAHQWFGNSVTARRWRDIWLHEGFACYAEWLWSEAAGGRSTEQWARHYHDRLRNSPQDLLLADPGPKDMFDDRVYKRGALTLHALRAALGDKKFFELLRDWAARYRHATVVTDDFTGLAAQYAEVSLRPLWQAWLYSTAVPEL; encoded by the coding sequence ATGACGAAGGCCAAGAACAGCAACGGCAAACGGCGGGCCCCGGCCACACCGCCGGTGATCGATCCCTATCTGCCCGGCTCCGGCAACTTCGGCTATCGGGTATCGCGCTACGAACTCGATCTCGAGTACAAGGTCGCGGCCAACCGACTGGCCGGATCGGCGACGATCACCGCGGCCACCCTGGCTGCGCTGCGCACGTTCTCCCTCGACCTCTCCGACGCCCTGACCGTCTCGAAGGTCACCGTCAACGGCCGGCGCCCGCGGGGCTTCAGCCGGTCCAAGGGCAAGCTCGACATCACGCTGGGCGACGTGCTGCCGGCCGGTGCGGCCCTGCACATCGCCGTCCGCTACGGCGGTAATCCCAGGCCCATCCGAACCCCTTGGGGCGAAGTCGGTTTCGAGGAACTCACCAACGGTGTGCTGGTGGCCGGCCAGCCCAACGGGGCGACCTCCTGGTTCCCCTGCGACGATCACCCCAGCTCGAAGGCAAGCTACCGGATCCAGGTCAGCACCGACAGCCCCTACCGCGCGATTGCCAACGGCGAGTTGCTGTCTCGCCGCGTCCGCGCCGGCATGACCACGTGGACCTACGAGTTGCCCGAGCCGACCTCGACGTACCTGGCCACCCTGCAGATCGGTGACTACTCGGTGCACCACCTCCCCAAGTCCGACGTGCCGATGCAGGCGGCGCTGCCCGAACGGCTGAAGAGCAACTTCGACCACGACTTCGCCAAGCAACCGCAGATGATGAAGCTGTTCGAGAAGCTGTTCGGCCCCTACCCGTTGGCCGGCGGCTACACCGTTGTCGTCACCGACGACGAACTCGAGATTCCCTTGGAGGCGCAGGGGATTTCGATATTCGGCGCCAACCACTGCGACGGCACGGGCAGCTCCGAGCGGTTGATCGCCCACGAATTGGCACACCAGTGGTTCGGCAACAGCGTCACGGCGCGGCGCTGGCGCGACATCTGGCTGCACGAGGGCTTCGCCTGCTACGCCGAATGGCTGTGGTCGGAAGCGGCCGGCGGGCGCAGCACCGAGCAGTGGGCACGGCATTACCACGATCGGTTGCGCAATTCGCCGCAGGATCTACTGTTGGCCGATCCGGGCCCCAAGGACATGTTCGACGACCGCGTCTACAAGCGCGGCGCGCTGACCCTGCATGCGCTGCGCGCCGCGCTCGGCGACAAGAAATTCTTTGAACTGCTTCGTGATTGGGCCGCGCGGTACCGGCACGCCACGGTCGTCACCGACGACTTCACCGGGTTGGCGGCGCAGTATGCCGAGGTCTCGCTGCGTCCGCTGTGGCAGGCGTGGCTGTACTCGACCGCGGTCCCGGAGTTGTGA